From the Deinococcus hopiensis KR-140 genome, one window contains:
- a CDS encoding response regulator, with protein sequence MLDINMPGMNGLEVLKALKSDRRLAYLPVVMLSSSSNEDDVQAAYALHANAYLMKPHRFEEFVEQMAAFVHYWEQNRRAHFGLSTRRHDPSALYKLPF encoded by the coding sequence TTGCTGGACATCAACATGCCTGGTATGAACGGCCTTGAAGTCCTGAAGGCCCTGAAAAGTGACCGCCGACTTGCCTATCTCCCTGTGGTCATGCTGTCGAGTTCCAGCAACGAGGACGATGTGCAAGCCGCTTACGCGCTTCACGCCAACGCTTACCTGATGAAGCCACACCGCTTCGAAGAATTCGTCGAGCAGATGGCGGCCTTCGTCCATTACTGGGAGCAGAACCGAAGGGCTCATTTTGGTCTGTCCACGAGGCGCCATGACCCGTCAGCACTCTACAAACTGCCTTTCTAA